A single region of the Gephyromycinifex aptenodytis genome encodes:
- a CDS encoding YbdD/YjiX family protein: MNGFLARLRRTCSVLNWYIRGVTGADAYERYVAHLQRTHPQAPIPSEKQFWRDKYAEMDRNPKARCC; this comes from the coding sequence GTGAACGGTTTCCTGGCCCGGCTACGGCGCACATGTTCGGTCCTGAACTGGTATATCCGCGGCGTGACCGGCGCGGACGCCTATGAGCGGTACGTGGCGCACCTGCAACGCACCCATCCGCAGGCGCCGATTCCCAGCGAGAAGCAATTCTGGCGAGATAAGTACGCAGAGATGGACCGCAACCCCAAGGCGCGCTGTTGTTGA